Proteins encoded in a region of the Bacillus sp. T3 genome:
- the mug gene encoding G/U mismatch-specific DNA glycosylase: protein MLKPIEDHIKEGLSVLFVGFNPSLRSSETGHHFANPNNRFWTILHKAGMTERKYMPEEDSRLLHLGYGLTNIVQRPTKAADEITKDEFRKGREVLIQKISQYKPEIVCFVGKGVYQEYSGKRDIDWGVQAESVVKGTTDFVAPSSSGLVRMKLDDIVSIYSELPSLIKG from the coding sequence ATGTTAAAACCAATCGAAGATCACATCAAGGAAGGGCTTTCGGTGTTGTTTGTTGGCTTTAATCCAAGTCTTCGGTCAAGTGAAACAGGGCATCATTTTGCTAATCCGAATAATCGCTTTTGGACTATTTTACATAAGGCGGGCATGACGGAAAGAAAATATATGCCTGAAGAGGATTCTCGGCTGCTGCATCTTGGATATGGATTAACCAATATCGTCCAACGACCAACGAAAGCGGCAGATGAGATTACAAAGGATGAGTTCAGAAAAGGGCGCGAGGTACTAATTCAAAAAATAAGTCAATATAAACCAGAAATTGTTTGCTTTGTTGGAAAAGGGGTTTACCAAGAGTATAGTGGAAAAAGGGACATAGACTGGGGTGTTCAAGCCGAGTCTGTGGTCAAGGGAACCACAGATTTTGTCGCTCCATCTTCAAGCGGTCTAGTCAGAATGAAACTTGATGATATTGTTTCTATCTATAGCGAATTACCAAGTTTGATAAAAGGTTAA
- a CDS encoding peptidylprolyl isomerase, with translation MSKKGYIVMENGDKIELEFYPNEAPNTVANFEKLANEGFYDGVIFHRVIPGFVSQGGDPTGSGMGGPGYTIKCETVGNPHKHEAGSLSMAHAGRDTGGSQFFIVHEPQPHLNGVHTVFGKVTSGMDTVLKMKNGDAMKEVRVFDAE, from the coding sequence ATGTCGAAAAAAGGATACATAGTAATGGAAAATGGCGATAAAATCGAATTGGAATTTTATCCAAATGAAGCACCAAATACAGTAGCAAACTTTGAAAAATTAGCAAATGAAGGCTTTTATGATGGTGTTATCTTCCACCGCGTAATCCCTGGCTTCGTTTCACAAGGCGGAGACCCAACTGGTTCAGGTATGGGTGGCCCAGGATATACAATTAAGTGTGAAACAGTAGGAAATCCACATAAACATGAAGCAGGAAGCCTCTCAATGGCTCATGCTGGTCGTGATACAGGTGGTAGCCAATTCTTTATCGTTCATGAACCTCAACCACATTTAAATGGTGTTCATACTGTTTTTGGCAAAGTAACAAGTGGAATGGATACAGTCCTAAAAATGAAGAATGGCGATGCAATGAAAGAAGTTCGAGTATTTGACGCTGAATAA